One window from the genome of Pseudanabaena yagii GIHE-NHR1 encodes:
- a CDS encoding pentapeptide repeat-containing protein: protein MTEITNSNQATPEAQPAKPVRTLEALLELYQQGHRNFSGSDLRGVTVDIVDKETKYLDLRGVILTGSNLTAIVFSKSTSTFKVDLTGSIFKDCNLRLANLSYCRLDQCNFNNTDLSGANLSNSSFRKHLRIDSSKIFKHFSDQSYINKRL from the coding sequence ATGACAGAAATAACTAACTCGAATCAGGCTACTCCAGAGGCTCAACCAGCTAAACCTGTAAGAACTCTTGAAGCCTTACTTGAACTATATCAACAAGGACATCGCAATTTCTCTGGCTCAGATTTGCGTGGGGTGACAGTAGATATTGTAGACAAGGAAACTAAATATCTTGACTTGCGAGGAGTCATCCTTACAGGTTCAAATCTTACTGCTATCGTATTTAGCAAATCAACTTCGACTTTTAAAGTTGATTTAACTGGCTCTATTTTTAAAGATTGTAATCTTCGATTAGCCAATTTATCTTATTGTCGGCTTGATCAATGCAACTTTAACAATACAGATTTAAGTGGAGCTAATCTATCAAATTCCTCTTTTAGAAAGCATTTAAGAATTGACAGCAGTAAGATTTTTAAGCATTTTTCGGATCAAAGCTATATAAATAAACGACTCTGA
- a CDS encoding DUF5615 family PIN-like protein, with amino-acid sequence MKFKLDENIGQRGINQLKQAGYDVSTVLEQGLTSASDPTVIKVCQQEDRCLVTLDLDFSNPLQYVPSQYKGIAVLRLPPRATIDDLTDAIQTLVNGLEREDITGKLWIIQRGRIRIYQQSDD; translated from the coding sequence ATGAAATTCAAACTAGATGAGAATATTGGTCAAAGGGGCATAAACCAACTAAAACAAGCAGGCTACGATGTTTCTACTGTCCTTGAGCAAGGACTAACTTCAGCTTCAGATCCCACCGTCATAAAAGTTTGCCAGCAAGAAGATCGCTGTCTGGTTACTCTCGACTTAGATTTTAGCAATCCTCTCCAATATGTACCTTCACAATACAAAGGAATAGCTGTTTTAAGATTACCTCCTAGAGCAACTATAGACGATCTGACAGATGCGATTCAGACTCTAGTTAATGGATTAGAACGTGAAGATATTACAGGAAAACTCTGGATCATTCAACGTGGACGCATTCGTATTTATCAGCAAAGTGATGACTAG
- a CDS encoding DUF433 domain-containing protein, with translation MKRVELLNRISVDPNICFGKPCIRGHRIWVSLILDFLANGTSIPELLEEYPQLQSEDIYACIAYGAAMSSDRYVDIPIEKSA, from the coding sequence ATGAAACGAGTAGAACTTCTCAATCGCATCTCAGTCGATCCAAATATCTGCTTTGGGAAACCCTGTATTCGAGGACATCGCATTTGGGTATCCCTAATCCTTGATTTTCTAGCGAATGGTACTAGCATCCCTGAACTGCTAGAAGAATATCCCCAACTGCAATCAGAAGATATTTATGCCTGTATTGCTTATGGGGCAGCAATGTCAAGCGATCGCTATGTTGATATTCCCATCGAAAAATCAGCATGA
- a CDS encoding ABC transporter ATP-binding protein, with the protein MDESSKTTLGIKQVTRRFGGLVAVNEVSFDVQENEIFGVIGPNGAGKTTLFNTITGLIAPSSGQVIFDGQEITNRRPHQIAKCGIARTFQNIRLFGELSALENVAIARHLSTTTGIWNGILGLPPTHKEEKQTYDRAYELLELVGLSDRSDVKARNFSYGDQRRLEIARALALQPKLLLLDEPAAGMNPSEKGQLSDFIRSLRDRFNLTILLIEHHVPLVMGLCDRIAVLDFGQLIAIGQPEIVKSDRAVIEAYLGDEG; encoded by the coding sequence ATGGACGAGAGTAGTAAAACAACCTTAGGAATTAAACAAGTAACCCGTCGCTTTGGTGGCTTGGTAGCGGTCAATGAAGTATCTTTTGATGTGCAGGAAAATGAGATCTTTGGGGTGATTGGTCCTAATGGCGCTGGCAAAACTACATTGTTTAATACGATTACAGGATTAATTGCTCCTAGTAGCGGTCAAGTTATCTTCGATGGACAAGAAATCACTAATCGTCGTCCTCATCAAATTGCGAAATGTGGCATTGCCCGCACGTTTCAAAACATTCGTTTGTTTGGTGAACTTTCTGCTTTAGAAAATGTGGCGATCGCTAGGCATTTGAGTACTACTACGGGTATTTGGAATGGAATTTTAGGTTTACCACCCACCCATAAAGAAGAAAAGCAAACCTACGATCGCGCCTATGAATTATTAGAACTTGTAGGACTAAGCGATCGTAGTGATGTCAAAGCCAGAAACTTCTCCTATGGCGATCAACGCCGCCTTGAGATTGCGCGTGCACTTGCCCTGCAACCCAAGTTATTACTTTTAGACGAACCTGCCGCAGGGATGAATCCTAGCGAAAAGGGGCAACTAAGTGATTTCATTCGGAGCTTACGAGATCGCTTTAATCTGACGATTTTATTAATTGAGCATCATGTTCCTTTAGTGATGGGGCTATGCGATCGCATTGCTGTGTTGGATTTTGGACAACTAATTGCGATCGGTCAACCTGAAATTGTCAAAAGCGATCGGGCAGTGATTGAGGCATATCTTGGCGATGAGGGTTAA
- a CDS encoding DUF29 domain-containing protein, with the protein MSLTITNESLATTNLENTSLYDLDYCVWIESMSQFLREGKFTELDIPNLLEELDDMSGSQRDALESNLEIVLMHLLKYRFQPQLRSRSWLLTIFEHRNRLKKAFKRSPSLQRYYQEVFPECYQTARKMASLETGLMMSDFPEISPFTAEQSLDIDYLPD; encoded by the coding sequence ATGAGTCTGACAATTACCAATGAATCATTAGCAACAACAAACTTAGAAAACACCTCTCTCTATGATCTTGACTATTGTGTATGGATTGAATCCATGAGCCAATTTCTACGAGAAGGTAAGTTCACGGAACTAGATATTCCGAATCTATTAGAAGAACTTGACGATATGAGTGGTAGTCAAAGAGATGCTCTGGAAAGTAATTTAGAAATAGTTTTGATGCACTTATTAAAATATCGCTTTCAGCCACAATTACGATCTCGTAGTTGGCTGTTAACAATTTTTGAGCATCGTAATCGTTTGAAGAAAGCCTTTAAACGTAGTCCTAGCCTGCAACGTTACTATCAAGAAGTTTTTCCAGAATGTTACCAAACTGCTCGAAAGATGGCATCACTTGAAACTGGGTTAATGATGTCGGATTTTCCTGAAATTAGTCCCTTTACAGCAGAACAGAGCTTAGATATAGATTATTTACCAGATTAA
- the nadC gene encoding carboxylating nicotinate-nucleotide diphosphorylase, whose amino-acid sequence MLPPFIVLDPILEDWLREDIGRGDRSTSGLFPDGNAPIGKAVWIAKADGVVAGLPIAARVFKLLDDSVNFVMIAQDGQPVKSGDLLAEINGSLATLLMGERVALNLVMRLSGIASTTAEYVKAIASSKTHLVDTRKTIPGMRLLEKYATFIGGAINHRYGLDDAVMLKDNHIAAAGGITEAVQRVREHIPFTTSIEVETESIVQVKEAMHLNLDVIMLDNMSLSMMREAIALIRQHTPHTKIEASGNIMLNTIAQVAELGVDYISTSAMVTRSHWLDISMRIRN is encoded by the coding sequence ATGCTCCCCCCTTTTATTGTTTTAGATCCTATCCTTGAAGACTGGTTGCGCGAAGATATTGGACGTGGCGATCGCAGTACTAGTGGTTTATTTCCCGATGGTAATGCACCCATTGGTAAAGCGGTGTGGATTGCTAAGGCGGATGGTGTGGTGGCAGGATTACCGATCGCTGCGAGGGTTTTTAAATTACTAGATGACTCAGTAAATTTTGTGATGATCGCACAGGATGGACAACCTGTAAAATCTGGCGATCTACTTGCTGAAATTAATGGTAGTCTTGCCACATTACTAATGGGTGAAAGAGTTGCTTTAAATTTGGTGATGCGCTTATCGGGAATTGCTAGCACGACTGCGGAATATGTCAAAGCGATCGCTAGTTCCAAAACACATCTGGTCGATACTCGCAAAACCATCCCCGGCATGAGACTACTCGAAAAATATGCCACATTTATTGGTGGGGCAATCAATCATCGCTATGGATTAGATGATGCTGTAATGCTCAAGGATAACCACATTGCAGCAGCAGGGGGCATTACCGAAGCAGTACAACGAGTGCGGGAACATATTCCATTTACAACATCGATTGAGGTAGAAACGGAATCAATCGTGCAGGTAAAAGAAGCTATGCATCTCAATCTAGATGTGATTATGTTAGATAATATGTCCTTGTCAATGATGCGTGAGGCGATCGCGCTCATTCGCCAACATACCCCACATACCAAAATTGAAGCTTCAGGCAATATTATGCTCAATACGATCGCACAGGTAGCAGAGTTAGGAGTAGATTATATTTCCACGTCGGCAATGGTTACGCGATCGCATTGGCTGGATATTAGTATGAGAATTAGAAACTAA
- a CDS encoding Hsp70 family protein, with the protein MEYAIDFGTSNTVVARINEDGVIETVKLADYSSLIANNPSLVPSFVYVQDANKEQVLIGQEVSDRGLDSKNSKGEQRFFKAFKRAIGSNVSMFVPELDGREVEFELVGEWFLKRIIERLPDVDSLIFTVPVDSFESYRNWLGGVCEKLTVNQVRIIDEPTAAALGYGINGGGETLLVVDFGGGTLDLSLVKLSFAQVQIESNQPKSPLGFLLKWGNRTIKNTATSHNQSSQTAKVLAKTGQNLGGIDIDNWIIDYLHRELGLPKNSLVTRLAERIKIALSSSESVIEVFFNDQTFESYDLTLTRSQFNQILEQQQFFVNLDLALDRIRQQATRQNLDLDQIDAILLVGGTSQIPAVKEWALKHFPSEKVKADKPFEAIAHGAISQGWELKDFLYHSYGIRYWDKRYKKHNWHTIVKSGTTYPLEKPVELTLGASVPNQPSIELVIGELGETNVEVYFEDQRLVTRVLEGKQVAVQILNENSKVIANLDPLGQTGSDRIKVFFQVDEKRTLRITVTDLLTKQNLLSNAAVAQLM; encoded by the coding sequence ATGGAATATGCGATCGACTTTGGTACGAGTAATACTGTTGTTGCAAGAATTAATGAGGATGGGGTGATTGAGACTGTTAAGTTAGCTGATTACAGTAGTCTCATTGCGAATAATCCATCATTAGTTCCTAGCTTTGTTTACGTGCAGGATGCCAACAAAGAGCAAGTATTAATTGGTCAGGAGGTAAGTGATCGCGGTTTAGATAGCAAGAATTCTAAAGGCGAACAGCGATTTTTTAAGGCTTTCAAAAGAGCGATCGGTTCTAATGTTTCGATGTTTGTCCCAGAACTTGATGGGCGCGAAGTCGAATTTGAACTAGTGGGAGAATGGTTTTTAAAGAGAATTATTGAGCGCTTACCTGATGTAGATTCGTTGATTTTTACGGTTCCCGTTGATAGTTTTGAGTCCTATCGCAATTGGCTCGGTGGGGTCTGCGAGAAGCTAACTGTCAATCAGGTGCGAATCATTGATGAACCGACTGCGGCAGCGCTGGGCTATGGCATTAATGGTGGAGGGGAGACTCTATTAGTAGTAGATTTTGGTGGTGGAACCTTAGATTTATCTTTAGTGAAGTTATCCTTTGCTCAAGTGCAAATAGAATCTAATCAGCCGAAATCTCCGCTTGGTTTTCTATTAAAATGGGGCAATCGCACTATCAAAAATACTGCTACATCTCATAACCAAAGTTCCCAAACTGCTAAAGTCCTCGCAAAAACAGGGCAAAATCTCGGTGGCATTGATATCGATAATTGGATTATTGATTACTTGCATCGAGAGTTAGGATTACCGAAAAATTCTCTCGTAACTCGTTTAGCGGAACGGATTAAAATAGCTCTTTCTAGTAGTGAATCTGTGATAGAAGTTTTCTTTAATGATCAAACCTTTGAGTCCTATGATTTAACTTTGACGCGATCGCAATTCAACCAAATTCTAGAACAACAGCAATTTTTTGTAAATCTTGATCTTGCCCTTGATCGCATTCGTCAACAAGCAACTCGCCAAAACCTTGATCTAGATCAGATTGATGCGATTCTCTTAGTGGGTGGAACTTCCCAAATCCCTGCTGTAAAGGAATGGGCATTAAAACATTTCCCTAGCGAGAAAGTAAAAGCAGATAAACCCTTCGAAGCGATCGCACATGGTGCAATTTCCCAAGGTTGGGAACTCAAAGACTTTCTCTATCATAGCTATGGGATTCGCTATTGGGATAAGCGATATAAAAAACATAACTGGCATACTATCGTGAAATCTGGTACAACCTATCCCTTAGAAAAGCCAGTCGAACTAACTCTTGGTGCATCAGTTCCCAATCAGCCAAGCATTGAGCTAGTCATTGGTGAATTAGGAGAAACCAATGTGGAAGTTTATTTTGAAGATCAACGCCTTGTCACCCGTGTGCTAGAGGGCAAGCAAGTTGCAGTCCAGATTCTCAATGAAAATAGTAAAGTGATTGCCAATCTCGATCCTCTGGGTCAAACAGGTAGCGATCGCATTAAAGTCTTTTTCCAAGTTGACGAAAAGCGTACTTTACGAATTACGGTTACTGATTTACTAACCAAGCAAAATTTATTGAGTAATGCTGCTGTTGCCCAACTAATGTAA
- a CDS encoding IS5 family transposase, protein MRQPYNTDLSNEEWEIIAPMMPKPSKLGRPPKTNFREVMNGIFYIAKNGCTWENLPHDLPPYSTVYFYFQRWTKTGVIAEINYQISTQVRLADGREATPSLASLDSQSIKTMDSAGSRGIDGGKKVKGRKRFIMVDTLGLVFGALVCPANVGERAGAMRLLANLKYPLRRLQKILVDKGFSGEDITQWVKDNFSCTWEVSKRAEAQKGFVVESKRWVVERTFAWIDKYRRLSKDYEFYENISESFIYIALIRKMLKNLTAVNS, encoded by the coding sequence ATGCGCCAACCCTATAATACCGATTTATCCAATGAAGAGTGGGAAATAATTGCACCAATGATGCCAAAACCATCAAAATTGGGGAGACCACCAAAAACAAATTTTCGGGAAGTGATGAATGGAATTTTCTACATAGCCAAGAATGGTTGTACATGGGAAAATCTGCCCCATGATTTGCCACCATATTCAACGGTCTACTTCTACTTTCAAAGATGGACAAAAACAGGAGTTATAGCTGAAATCAATTACCAGATAAGCACACAAGTACGATTAGCAGATGGTCGAGAAGCAACACCGAGTCTAGCCAGTCTCGATAGTCAAAGTATTAAAACAATGGATAGTGCAGGTAGTCGTGGTATTGATGGTGGAAAAAAGGTTAAGGGTCGCAAACGATTCATCATGGTTGATACGTTAGGGTTAGTCTTCGGTGCTCTCGTCTGCCCAGCAAATGTTGGCGAGAGAGCAGGAGCGATGAGACTATTAGCAAATCTCAAGTATCCACTGAGACGCTTACAAAAGATATTAGTTGACAAGGGATTCTCTGGCGAGGATATCACCCAGTGGGTTAAAGACAACTTTAGTTGCACTTGGGAAGTAAGCAAACGGGCTGAAGCGCAGAAAGGGTTTGTGGTTGAATCAAAGCGTTGGGTAGTGGAGAGAACCTTCGCTTGGATAGACAAATATCGTAGACTTAGCAAGGACTATGAATTTTATGAGAATATCTCAGAGTCGTTTATTTATATAGCTTTGATCCGAAAAATGCTTAAAAATCTTACTGCTGTCAATTCTTAA